In bacterium BMS3Abin08, the sequence TTCGCAGAAAACTGCAGAAAAATATACGTCCGTGGCTGAAAAAGCCTGATACAATAGTCATACTGGGCGCACGGCAGGTGGGCAAGACCTCTCTTCTATCTCTCTTAGAGGATGACATGAAAGAGCTTTGGGGTGACTCAAAAAACATTTTTACCTTTAACCTGGAAGATACCGACCATCTAACGGCTCTAAATCGTGATCCAAAGTATTTCAGAGAATACTTGATCTTTTCAGGCGCTGATCCCAAAAAAGACTCTGTGGTTATGATAGACGAGATTCAATATCTGGATGATCCTTCGCATTTTCTTAAATATCTCGCAGATTTTGAGCCATCCGTTAAACTCATTGTAACAGGGTCTGCCTCTATTCAGATAAAGAAATTTAAGGATGGGCTGACAGGGCGAAAGAAGAGCTTTCAACTGTTCCCACTCGATTTCCGGGAATTTGTATTATTCAAGGGGAAGGACCATCTTATTTCCGTGTTGGAGAAGTTTAATTTCAAAGAGATTATATCAGGTCAAACAGAGATAGACCCGCAAAGGATATTGCCTTTTAAGAATGAATTGGGAACCCTGTTTGAAGAATACATATTATATGGTGGCTATCCAAAGGTGGTCCTAACAGGGTCACGAGATGAAAAGTTACAGGAGTTACAGGAACTATTTGAAACATATGAGCTGAAGGATGTTAACATTCTCTTTAATGTGGGCAATATAGCAGCCTTTAGAAACCTCTTTAGATTGATGGCGAGCAACATTGGAAATCTGCTGAACATCAATGAGGTTTCAGGAACCCTTGGTATCGGCAGGGACACTGTAAGGCGTTATCTTACGGTACTGGAGAATTCATTTATCGTCCATTCTCTCCCCCCTTTTCACAGCAATGTCCGTAAAGAGCTTACAAAAATGTCCAAGTTGTTCTTTCTTGATACGGGAATGAGAAACTTTGCAGTAAGAAATTTTACTGAATTGAGCTTCCGGCCGGATAGGGGAAGCCTCTTTGAAAATGCAATATTTGGAGAGATTTACAAGAACCTTGGGATTATAGATCAACTGTTCTTCTGGAGAACTCTATCAAAGAATGAAGTTGATTTTATTCTCACCGGCGACCGGAAGGTTGCCATTGAGGCAAAACTTTCTTCCGATAGTCAATTAAGACAACCTGCCGGACTCAGGGCATTTGGTAAAATTTATCCTGATTTTAAACATGTTGTCGCAACAATGAATCAATTTACATGCGATGAAGGGATATATTACCTGACAGGATGGATGATATAGCGAAAGATACTATTGGCTCAGGCAATGAGCCAATATCTCTTTACCCCTCCAAGTTCTTCCTCTACAGCGCTTTCATCATAATCAAAAAGAACAACCCCTTCGGAAACAAGAAAGTCCATAAAGTCAAACCTGTTCATGCCAGCAAGTTTTGCAGCCTTGCCCATAGACAAACGCTTCTTTTTAAAGTACTGAAGCGCTAAGAACCGCCTCATATCAAGTTCTAATCCTTTAACTCCTACCTTCAAAGAAGCCAATACATCTTCAGGCACATTAAAGGTTATCTTTTCAGTTCTCATAACACCTCCACTGGTATAATGTTCATTATGCTTGATTACTCCGATTTCTAAATAAAATTATACCACAAAATACAAAGAGCCTGGCCTGCCGGCCTTATTAAATCGAGCACTGTTGCAGACATAGAGGAACGTCAAAAAAGGGCAATTACTGCAGCCGGCCGTTTCCATAATGCCTTACAAACCAGTTATAGGTAACTATAATACCATCCCTTAGTCCCGTTTTTGCTTTCCAGCCTAAGGAATTCAGCTTTGATACATCAAGGAGTTTCCGTGGTGTTCCATCGGGTTTTGTAACATCATAGACGATCTCTCCATCATAGGAGGTAATTCCTTTAATGAGGGCTGCAAGATCTCCGATAGAAAGGTCTTCTCCCGTTCCTATATTAATTATCTCTGAATCATCATAGTTTTCCATCAAAAAGAGGCCGGCATCAGCAAGGTCATCGATATAAAGAAACTCTCTTTTAGGAGTCCCTGTACCCCATACTGTTACAAAGGGTTCGTTCTTTACCTTGGCCTCATGGAATTTTTTTAGTAACGCAGGGAGCACATGGGAATTTTCTAAATCAAAGTCATCCCCGGGACCATACAGGTTGGTCGGCATCACGGATATAAAATGTGTACCATACTGCCTGTTATAGGCCTGACACATCTTGATACCTGCGATCTTAGCAACGGCATAGGACTCATTAGTCG encodes:
- the fcl gene encoding GDP-L-fucose synthase encodes the protein MERDAKIYIAGHRGLVGSAIYRKLVSEGYTNFITRDSKSLDLRRQADVEAFFERENPDYVFLAAARVGGIHANNTYPAEFIRDNLMIQSNVIHSAYSTGVRKLLFLGSSCIYPKFSPQPMKEEYLLDGKLEPTNESYAVAKIAGIKMCQAYNRQYGTHFISVMPTNLYGPGDDFDLENSHVLPALLKKFHEAKVKNEPFVTVWGTGTPKREFLYIDDLADAGLFLMENYDDSEIINIGTGEDLSIGDLAALIKGITSYDGEIVYDVTKPDGTPRKLLDVSKLNSLGWKAKTGLRDGIIVTYNWFVRHYGNGRLQ